The following coding sequences are from one Terriglobales bacterium window:
- the thpR gene encoding RNA 2',3'-cyclic phosphodiesterase yields MRTFVAVDIPEEVRQKLARFVEGVRGFAPEARWVNPASLHVTLKFLGEIHEGKVAEVKQALAAVAGEVSQISFLGTGFFPTVKAARVFWVGVEADEKLAALAAAVDAALAPLGIAREERAFTPHLTLARTGSGRPQRGRGDRNNASFQKLQEKLAALPAPEFGTMSAREFFLYESKLAAGGAVYSKLQRYALQGG; encoded by the coding sequence CCGACAGAAGCTCGCGCGCTTCGTGGAGGGCGTGCGCGGATTCGCTCCCGAGGCCCGCTGGGTGAATCCGGCGAGCCTGCACGTCACCCTGAAGTTCCTCGGCGAGATCCACGAGGGCAAGGTGGCGGAGGTGAAGCAGGCGCTGGCGGCGGTCGCGGGCGAAGTCTCGCAGATCAGCTTCCTCGGTACCGGCTTTTTCCCCACAGTGAAGGCGGCGCGGGTCTTCTGGGTGGGAGTGGAGGCGGACGAGAAGCTGGCAGCGCTGGCAGCGGCGGTGGACGCGGCGCTGGCGCCCCTGGGAATCGCGCGCGAGGAGCGCGCCTTCACCCCGCACCTGACGCTGGCGCGCACCGGCTCCGGGCGTCCACAGCGCGGGCGCGGCGACCGCAACAACGCCAGCTTCCAGAAGCTGCAGGAGAAGTTGGCGGCGCTGCCTGCGCCCGAGTTTGGTACCATGAGCGCCCGCGAATTCTTTTTGTACGAGAGCAAGCTGGCGGCGGGCGGAGCTGTGTATTCCAAACTGCAGCGCTACGCGCTGCAGGGTGGTTAG
- the plsY gene encoding glycerol-3-phosphate 1-O-acyltransferase PlsY, with translation MIGTYIVVAVVAYLLGSIPFGYILLRLFRGQDVRATGSGNIGATNVARSAPGLGVLTLLLDAGKGFVAVAGTLGFFAYALVHSPAWAVALGAYAGLWAILGHMFPVWLKFKGGKGVATAAGAFALLIPRALLLALAIFLLATLVTRYVSLGSILAGVTLPIGAHFLPPRSAGESLGSVQLTVVVAAASLLIILKHHQNIRRLLAGTEHRFTLKGRSA, from the coding sequence ATGATCGGCACTTACATCGTCGTCGCGGTGGTGGCGTACCTGCTGGGGTCGATCCCCTTTGGGTACATCCTGCTGCGGCTGTTCCGCGGGCAGGACGTGCGGGCGACCGGCAGCGGCAACATCGGGGCCACCAACGTGGCGCGCTCCGCGCCCGGGCTGGGCGTGCTGACGCTGCTGCTGGATGCGGGCAAGGGATTTGTGGCGGTGGCGGGGACCCTGGGCTTCTTCGCGTACGCGCTGGTCCACTCCCCGGCGTGGGCGGTCGCGCTGGGGGCCTATGCCGGCCTGTGGGCGATCCTGGGGCACATGTTTCCGGTGTGGCTGAAGTTCAAGGGCGGCAAGGGCGTGGCCACGGCCGCGGGCGCCTTCGCCCTGCTCATTCCGCGCGCGCTGCTGCTGGCGCTGGCGATCTTCCTGCTGGCCACCCTGGTGACGCGCTACGTCTCCCTGGGCTCCATCCTGGCCGGTGTCACGTTACCCATCGGAGCCCATTTTCTGCCGCCACGCTCCGCGGGCGAGAGCCTGGGTTCGGTGCAACTGACGGTGGTCGTAGCCGCCGCTTCCCTGCTCATCATCCTCAAACACCACCAGAACATCCGGCGGCTGCTGGCGGGGACGGAGCACCGCTTCACGCTGAAGGGCAGGAGCGCATGA